The Phycisphaeraceae bacterium genome contains the following window.
CGCCGTACACATCGTCACACAGAATCACCTCGTCCCCCGCTTTGAGCACATGCAATACAGCGCCCGTCGCTGCAACGCCCGATGAATAGCACAACCCGAACCGCCCGCTTTCGAGGCTCGCCAGGTTCTGCTGCAACGCTTCGCGCGTCGGGTTCGCTGCCCGCGAATAGTCATATTCGCCCACAATCACGCCCGGCGACTTCTGCACGAACGTTGACGTCTGATAGATCGGCGTCATGATCGCGCCGGTAGTCGGGTCAGGCACCTGCCCCGCATGAATCGCCCGCGTCCCGAATCCATATGAACTTGCATCACGCATCGCTCTTCACCGTTTCTTTCTTCACCGTTTCTGCTTCCTGGCCAAATGTTCGATCAGGTCAATCTCGGTCAGCACCGCCACGATCTTTCCATCCTCGATCACGATCGCCGCCTGATCCGCAGCAAAGACGCCAAACAACTCCTCGACGCGCGCCTGCGGATACACCAGCCCCCCGATCTTCGTCTCGATCGCGCTCACCGGCGAATCGCCCGTCACCTTCCCAGCCTGCAAACCCCTCAAAATATCAACCTCGTGTACCATGCCCACGGGCTTCCCGCTCGCTTCGACCACCGGCACCTGCGAAATGCCCTTGTCGCGCATCACGCGCACCGCCTGCCCGATCGAGTCGTCATGCGCCACCGTCACGACCGCACCGCGCCCCGCGATCAGTTCGCCAATGCTCCCCAGCCCGCGCTCCGGCTCCATAAAGCCGTGCATCTTCATCCACTCGTCATTCAGATACTTCGTCACATACCGCGTGCCCGAGTCCGGCAGAATCGCCACGATCGTCTTGCCCGCGCCCCATTCGCGCGCCAGCCTGAGCGCAATGTGCGCCATCCCGCCCGATGATCCGCCGCAGAACAATCCCTCTTCCCGCGTCAACCGCCGCGCCGTCGTGAAACACTCATAATCCGACACCTGATACATCTCATCGATCACGCTCGGATCGAACGCACGGCACACAATATCCTCGCCCAGCCCCTCCACCTTGTACACATAAGGCGTGCTCGGCTCGCCCGTCTTGAAAATGTTATAATGCACGCTCCCCAGCGGATCGACCCCGATGATCTTCGTCTTCGAGCCCTGCTTCTTGAAAAACCGGCCGATCCCGCTCGCCGTGCCGCCCGTGCCCGTCCCCACCACCACCGCGTCGATCTTCCCGCCATCGGTCTGCCGCCAGATCTCAGGCCCCGTCAACTTCTCGTGCGCCTCGATGTTCCACTGGCTGTGATACTGATCCATGTAGAACGACCCCGGCGTCTCGGACGCCACACGCTTGGCCACATTCACATAATGGTCCGGCGAGTCCCCCGGCACATCCGTAGGCGTGATGATCACCTCCGCCCCGAACGCCCGCAACCCGTCAATCTTCTCCTGGCTCATCTTGTCAGGCATCGTGAACACGCACCGATACCCCTTGGCCGCCGCCGTCATCGCCGCACCCATCCCCGTATTCCCGCTCGTGTTCTCCACGATCGTCCCGCCTGGCCGCAGCAGCCCTTCCTCAGCCGCCCGCTCGATGATGTACGCCGCCATGCGGTCCTTGATCGAACCCGCCGGGTTCATGAACTCGCACTTGACCAGCACCTCCGCCCACCCCGGCTCAACAACCCGATTGAGCCGCACCAGAGGCGTGTTGCCGATCGCTTCGAGAATACTGCCTTTCACATCCACGCTTCGCCCCTCATTCTCTCGCTGCACCAACTCATGGCCGCGCACGGCAAGCATAGGAACGGGCACACTCAGCCGTGGCCACTCACGACGATACCTGGGAGCACAGACCCGACGCGTTTCTTTCCTGTACACTCGGCAAAGCGATGATGCCCGCCCTCCTCCCAATCCTGTTCATGTTCCTTTTCTTCGTGATCCCAGGCATCCTGCTCGGCCTGCGTATCCGAATCATCCTCAAGCCCGGGCCTTGGACCGAATGCCCCCATTGCGACTACAGCCTCGATGGACTCGCACCTGACGCCCCATGCCCCGAATGCGGATTGCAAGATCCCACTCACACGCCACGAAAGCTCCGTCGCCCCGTTTATAAGTGGTCCGGCGCAGCGATTCTGTGCTTCGCCGCCGCTGGCCTGCTCACCCTCGTGCTCATCGACGCCTCGATCTCAAGCGGGCTTCGATGGAGCTGGTCCGCATTGCGCAAAGTCGATCCCAACCGCCCCTTTCTCCACCTGCACGCACTCGCTACACCAATCAGTGTCACCCTCGCAGGATCGCTGTCAATCGCAGCAGCCGTCTTGACCTTCTTCCGGGCACGCGGCAAAACCACAATCCGCATCAGCCTGCTCGAACTCGCCGGTCTCGCAGCCCTTCATCTGCTCCTCTCCGTCGGAGGCTTCATGACCGGATTCGTCATCGCCTGGTACGACAACGCCAACTGGCATGCCCGAACTTGGCTATGGGTGTATGGCTGCACCATTCTGGGCGGCGTGCCTGCGCTCGCATTCCTGACGGTGCTCGTAAGATCGCGACGACGCATGGCCGATATACCTCATACGTCTGTTTCCCCGCCCTGTCCCCATGAACCTCCACTTGATCAATGACATCGATCACAAATCCCAAACCAATTCAGCTGCCCAACCATGGCCTGCGTATTCACCGCCTTCATCATCTGTCTCATCCTCATCGTCATCCCGACGATCGCGCTGACCTTCGAGCGACGCAATTCCCCACCCGAGTCCGGCTGGGATGACTGCCCGCAGTGCAACTACAACCTTCAAGGCCTGCCCCCGCCCGCCCCATGCCCCGAATGCGGGCTCGAGCTCCCCCGCTTCGCCATCGCCAGACGCGGCAAACTGCACATCAAATCAACCGCCGCCTTCACATGGCTCGTCGCGCTGACGTCCTGGACCATCTTCGCCGTCGCTGCCGTCAGCACGGAAGCCTTCGTCGCCGACATCTGGCGACTTCTCAACCGCTGGACCGCGCACCCAAAGCCGCTCCACTTCGTCGCGATTCCACTTCCTTCACCCCTGCTCGTCTTCATCGTTGCCTTCGGACTCACCGCCGCCCTGACCTTTGTCGCGGTCGATCATTCCAAACAACGCATCCCCTTCCGCATCATCGTCTTCAGCACGATTCGCTCGAGCGCACTGCTCACACTCGCATTCGCAGCCGCCTTCACATGCACATGGTTCGACACGCACCAGCACTACGCCCGCGCACCAATCTGGCTCGGCATCACCGCCATTCCGGTCATCTTCATCACCAACTACCTGCTCTGGCGCGATCTACTCCCCTACTCCATCTTCGCAACGCCGCCCGATCCCGATCCCCATCAACCCTCCCACAATGCGCATCCTTCCGACCTGTGACGGCAGCATCCGCGCCCCGGGGCTCTTCAGCCAATATCACGTCCTATTGAACCATGACACTGATCAAGGCTGCCTCAAAATTCGTAATATTGGATTGTGTCCACTCACAAAACGATCCCGCTTTGAGCGGGCACTCGTCAGTGTTATCACAATTCAACGCAAGGCATCCATGCGCGGCAAGCGGAATTGTCCGACACCGACAAACCGAAGCCACAAGCTGCGGACCGCTGCTCGAAGGCAACTTGAACTGCACATAAGTGTCATCAGCCTCAAGCTCCATCCACAACTCGCCGTAATCGTTCAGATAAAGCCACCCGATCAGCCCCGCATCCTCTTCCGGGCCGTACGTTCCCTTCCCGGAAAACGCACAGAATGACAAAACCTCCGGATCCTCAGAATCCCACCACTGCACCACATCCGTCACGATCTCTTCTTCGATCTCGAGCCAGACGAACTCCCCGTCCCATGATATAACAACACTCAGATCACCGATATGACCATCGTACAGAGTCTCCCGCGCGTTCATCACCGAAGTCAGGGTCACCTGAGGTTGCATGGCGGTACGCAGTTCTGCACGCCAATCCCCATAGGCCATCGGAAACAGCCCCGCAACAACCATCAAAATGATGACGAAAAGGTACGAACGGCTCATTCGTGCGCCTCCTTCTTTGCAGTTGCCGCCAGCGAGTCAGCGGAGCCTTCCACCTCATCACAGGTTGCGAATGCTGAACACTCGTTGTCATTGGACAAGACAGGCTTTGAAACCAATTGCGGAACGAGCGGCCACACATCCCAGTTGGACACCCGCTCCCGGCTCCCCACCTCCATCACCGAGTACTCGCGCGTTTGCACATCGTCGTTGCGAATCGAATCCCATCGGCGAACAACAAACTGCTTCGTATCAATGTAATACACATGCCGGAGATGAAGCGGCGATTGCTCCTCGTTCCCCTCAAAGTATCGATCCCACTCCACCACATAGCAAATAATTTCGCCAATCTGCTGATTCCGCACATGACGCCCATTGCGGATGTTTTCGCCAAATTTCAAGATCGACTTCGGCCCGACCCACAACCCAAACTGCATCCCATACAAACAATCAAGCGGCCTCGTATACACAAGATTCCCCACCTGATCGTCATACTCGCCGTCATACATCAGCACAAGCCGCTGTGGATGCCCAGGTACAAACTCCTGAATCCGCCCACGGTCATATGAAAACAGCCCGTACACCTCGCCGTTGTACATGCACAGCGTCCGCAGAGCCTCAGGCGTCCCATCGTATGTGAACTCCAGCCGATGCCCTGCCCGCTCCGTCACTCCCTCGCTTCGAATACTCTTTGCCTCCCGATACCGTGCCTCAACACGATCACCGATCTCCTTGACCGAAAGCACCGCAACCTCGCTGGGGTTGTTGGCAATGTGCGATATCGACGCTGATGTACGCGGTTCACCCAGTTGATGACCGCCTCCGATCACCTGCGGCACGCAGCCGTTCAAACACACACTCGCGCCGAAGATCATGGAGACCGAGAGAACCGCTTTCTTCGCCATTGCCGACTCCTTGCCTTGAAGGATCATGACCACACTCGACAAAGCGGCAAAGCACACCAAACAGATAAGACGCATTCACCGCAACAGTTGTCCGGTATCGCGCCGTCCGTGGCGATAAGGCATATCCAGACTACCGAATATCGACTACGCCTGTCAAGGGAATTGAACTTACCCCGGGTTGTCCACACCAAAATAGGTATTTACCCCCACATTTTGCCCCGTTTCTACCTGCCATACCCGCTGTGAACAACATTTGCCCCCACCTACCCTCACCCCATGCGCCTCCTTCTGACCAATGACGACGGCATCCGCGCCCCGGGCCTCCTCGCCCTCTACCGCGCCATCAAACCCATCGCCTCCGACATCCTCATCGTCGCCCCACTCACCGTGCAATCCGCCACCAGCCATGGCGTCACCTTCCACCAACCCCTCATGACCGAACCCGTCGAAGTCGATGGCGCCATCGGCATCGCCGTCGATGGACGACCCGCAGACTGCGTCAAACTCGCGCTCGCAAACCTCTGGCCACAACGCATGGGCGGCCAGCCCGACCTCGTCGTCAGCGGCATGAACGCCGGTGCCAACGTCGGCATCAACGTCATCTACTCCGGCACCGTCGCCGCCGCCATCGAAGCCGCATTCCTCGGCGTCCCCTCAATCGCCGTCAGCATGCACCTCGGCCGAGGACGCCCCCTCTACGACATCGCCGCAACACACGCCGCAACCGCCATCAAACGCCTCATCGCCCAAGGCCTCCCCTCGCCCCACGCCTGCCTCAGCATCAACATCCCCCGCTGCGAATCCTCACCCGCCGAAGCACAACTCCCCGCTGCATCTTCCCCCTCAACCTCGCCACCCGCATCCACACGCCCCCTGCGCCCCCTGCCAAACCTCCCGCCGATCGACAACCCCGCCGCACCCCTCCCCATCGTCGTCTGCCCCATGAATGTCCATGGCCTGGCCGACCGATTCGAAGAACGCGCTGCCCCCAGTGGCCAAACCTATTACTGGTCCGCCGCCAGCGGCTTCGACTTCCACAACACCGATCCCGGCAGCGATGTCGATCTGCTCATGAAACGCTGCATCACCGTCACCCCCCTCCACTACGACCTCACCGATCGCTCCCAACTCGACCACTGGGCAACCCGCCTCTCCACAGAAACCTGATTCCAAAACCCAGTGCCTACTGCCCAACTCCCGAACTATCAACCACCTTCACCTTCTTCACCCCCACCCTCACCCTCGCCACAAACTCCCGCTGCCCGCCGCCGCGCAGCCACTGATCCACGCGCGACCGCCACGCCGCCCCGCGCGCCGCGATCGTCAACGTCCCGCGGCTCAACCCCACCGGCCACGCATGCTCCGCGATCTCAGCCGGCACAATCTGCCGCCACACTTCCGCAATCTCCACGTTACCCCGCGCACGCTTGAGCACATCCTTGCTCACATGCTCGATCTCCCCACCAAGCGCCTCCGCCCGATCCCCAGGCGACGCCCGAATGTCCCGCACCCGCGCAAGCCTCGCCTCAAGCCCCCGCATGTCCCCAGGCCTCTCCATGCAACCAGTCTATCCCCTCTTCCCTACCATCCCCCCGCATGTCCACCACCATCGCCATCAACGCCCTCGCCAAACACTACCCCCCACGCGCAGGCCAGCCTCTGACCAAAGCCGTCGACGATGTCTCCCTCACCATCAACCCCGGCGAACTCTTCTTCCTCCTCGGGCCCTCCGGCTGCGGCAAGACCACCCTACTCCGCATGATCGCCGGTTTCATCGACCCCACCAGAGGCTCCATCCACTTCGACCAGACCGACGTCACACACATGCCCGCAAACAAACGCGACACCGGAATGGTCTTCCAGTCCTACGCACTCTGGCCCCACATGACCGTCGCCCAGAACGTCGCCTTCGGCCTCGATGTCCGCAAAACCCCCGCCGAAGAAAAATCCACCGCCGTCGCCGCAGCACTCGACGCCGTACAAATGACCCAATACGCCGACCGCAAGCCCACCCAACTCTCCGGCGGACAGCAACAGCGCGTCGCCCTCGCCCGCGCCCTCGTCGTCCGCCCGCGCGTCCTCCTCCTCGACGAACCCCTCTCAAACCTCGATGCCAAACTCCGCATCGAACTCCGCTCCGAAATCCGCCGCATCTGCAAAGACGCAGGCATGACCACCGTCTACGTCACCCACGACCAGAAAGAAGCCCTCTCCATGGCCGACCGCGTCGCCATCATGCGCGACGGCCAGACCCAACAGATCGGCACCCCCGAAGACCTCTACCGACGCCCCACCAACCCCTTCGTCGCTTCATTCCTCGGCGAAACCAACCTCCTCACCGCCACCATAGACTCCATCAACCGCGACCTGGCCACCCTCTCAACCCCCGCCGGCTCATTCGCTGCACGCATCCCC
Protein-coding sequences here:
- a CDS encoding pyridoxal-phosphate dependent enzyme yields the protein MDVKGSILEAIGNTPLVRLNRVVEPGWAEVLVKCEFMNPAGSIKDRMAAYIIERAAEEGLLRPGGTIVENTSGNTGMGAAMTAAAKGYRCVFTMPDKMSQEKIDGLRAFGAEVIITPTDVPGDSPDHYVNVAKRVASETPGSFYMDQYHSQWNIEAHEKLTGPEIWRQTDGGKIDAVVVGTGTGGTASGIGRFFKKQGSKTKIIGVDPLGSVHYNIFKTGEPSTPYVYKVEGLGEDIVCRAFDPSVIDEMYQVSDYECFTTARRLTREEGLFCGGSSGGMAHIALRLAREWGAGKTIVAILPDSGTRYVTKYLNDEWMKMHGFMEPERGLGSIGELIAGRGAVVTVAHDDSIGQAVRVMRDKGISQVPVVEASGKPVGMVHEVDILRGLQAGKVTGDSPVSAIETKIGGLVYPQARVEELFGVFAADQAAIVIEDGKIVAVLTEIDLIEHLARKQKR
- the surE gene encoding 5'/3'-nucleotidase SurE, giving the protein MRLLLTNDDGIRAPGLLALYRAIKPIASDILIVAPLTVQSATSHGVTFHQPLMTEPVEVDGAIGIAVDGRPADCVKLALANLWPQRMGGQPDLVVSGMNAGANVGINVIYSGTVAAAIEAAFLGVPSIAVSMHLGRGRPLYDIAATHAATAIKRLIAQGLPSPHACLSINIPRCESSPAEAQLPAASSPSTSPPASTRPLRPLPNLPPIDNPAAPLPIVVCPMNVHGLADRFEERAAPSGQTYYWSAASGFDFHNTDPGSDVDLLMKRCITVTPLHYDLTDRSQLDHWATRLSTET
- a CDS encoding DUF721 domain-containing protein; the encoded protein is MERPGDMRGLEARLARVRDIRASPGDRAEALGGEIEHVSKDVLKRARGNVEIAEVWRQIVPAEIAEHAWPVGLSRGTLTIAARGAAWRSRVDQWLRGGGQREFVARVRVGVKKVKVVDSSGVGQ
- a CDS encoding ABC transporter ATP-binding protein; this encodes MSTTIAINALAKHYPPRAGQPLTKAVDDVSLTINPGELFFLLGPSGCGKTTLLRMIAGFIDPTRGSIHFDQTDVTHMPANKRDTGMVFQSYALWPHMTVAQNVAFGLDVRKTPAEEKSTAVAAALDAVQMTQYADRKPTQLSGGQQQRVALARALVVRPRVLLLDEPLSNLDAKLRIELRSEIRRICKDAGMTTVYVTHDQKEALSMADRVAIMRDGQTQQIGTPEDLYRRPTNPFVASFLGETNLLTATIDSINRDLATLSTPAGSFAARIPAHLQLTPGTSITVSIRPEALRINLNSDAPSLKGTLTHTTYLGEVAQHIITAQGLPALHVCELNPREARSLESRPVALTADPDDIAIVAS